The genomic stretch CTTAAACTGGGGTTTTTTAGTAATTCTTTTAGTTTTATTTGCATATTGGATGGGAGAATCTCGTCGATTTGTGAAAGAAGGAACAGAAGATAGAGCTTAATTCATTATTTTGGGAAGCAAAAACAAACTAAAACGTTTTAAAGAAAACGAAACGTTCGAAAATGTCATTCAACCAACAAGAGAAGAAGTTATAACTAACTTTTCTCACAAAGGTAAATGGCATTCTTTTTTTGGAAACAACAACCCAATAGTTGTAGAACTTGGTTGTGGTAAAGGAGAGTATACAATTGCATTAGCAAGAAAAAATCCTGATAAAAACTATATTGGTATAGATATTAAAGGGGCTCGTTTTTGGCGAGGTGCTAAAACTGCAATAGAAGAAAACTTGCCTAATGTTGCTTTTGTTAGAACCCAAATAGAGTTGGTAGATTATATATTTGCAGAAAATGAAGTGTCAGAAATCTGGATAACTTTTCCAGATCCGCAAATAAAATATCAACGAACTAAACACCGAATGACAAATTCTAAATTCCTTAAAAAATACAGTGTTATTTTAAGTGAAGACGGAATAATGAATCTAAAAACCGATAGCGAATTTATGCACGGTTATACTTTAGGTTTATTACACGGTGAAGGTCATGAGGTTTTGTATGCAAATCATACCGTTTATAAAAACGAAGGTGCGCCCGAAGAAGTTACTGAAACTCAAACTTTTTACGAGAATCAGTATTTAGAAATAGGAAAACCTATAACTTACATAAAGTTTAAATTAAAATATTAAAATATTAAAATGTATTAAAAACATCAATTTTTGTAAAATTGATGTTTTTTTTGAAATTTATATTAATTTATTAGTTCAAATTTACCAGACCAAGAAAGACCTTGTAGGTTAGACTCATAATAAAAAGTACTTCCTTTTTTTCTTACAATTTTTGTTTTCATAATGGTACCAATACCAAATGGTAAATCAGGTTTTTTAATTTCGGTAATCACTAGTTTGTATTCTTTTCTATTTATCCATTGTATTTTTGCTTTAATAAACTCGTTATTAGGATAAAATTCAGTGTAAACATCATTCTTTATTTCAACAATAACATCACACGTGTCATTGCAATATTTGTAAGTACCATCTTGCATATAATCATTTGTAATAGATGTTTGTTGATAATTTACATTTTGAGAATAAAAGCTTTGATTTGTATTAATAATAAAAATTAAGGCGAAAAATAGTGTTAAAGTTTTCATGATATTGAGGGATTTAAAAGTTATAGCTCAATATACTTAAAATCAATAGTTTAAAACATGATAAATGTCATGTTAAGTTAAATTTAGTTTTTTTGTTAATTTCATTTTGTAAATTCACGCGATGAAAGAAACGGATAATTTTTTCGAAAAAGTTTATGCAGTAACACGTTTAGTTCCTTTTGGTCGAGTAACAACGTATGGTGCAATTGCAACGTATTTAGGTGCAGCAAGATCTGCAAGAATGGTTGGTTGGGCTATGAATAAAGCGCATAATTTAGAAGATGTACCAGCACACAGAGTTGTAAATAGAAAAGGTTTACTTACTGGTAAACATCATTTTGATGGTACTAACTTAATGCAACAATTATTAGAAAATGAAGGTATAAAAGTAATAGAGAATCAAATTATAGATTTTGATAAAGTTCTTTGGAATCCTTCTGCCGAGTTATAAATCAATTTTAAAATATTGAAATAAAAAAGCCTACCAAATAAATGATAGGTTTTTAACTAATTTAAACATTTCCATTTTTCTAGCAAGTCAATTTAAATTTTTCTGAATTTTCCAGACCAAGTTAGTCCTTCTAAATTAGACTCATAATATGTTCTAGATCCTTTAATTTTTACAATCTTGGTATCCATTTTGGTACCAACTTCAAAAGGAAGATTGTCTTTATTAATATCAATAATTTCTAAAGAATACTTGTCTTCTGCAGACCATTCTATTTTTGCCTTTGTATATTGATTATTTGTATGATATTCTGTGTAGTAACTGTCTTTAATCTCTATAATAATTTCGTTTCCTTTACTTGTATAAACATATTTCCCCTCTTCTAAAAGAGTTTCTTTAATTTCTAAAGAAGTAGTGTTGCTGTTTTGTAAACTAGATTGGTAATAATTGTTTCTAAAGTTAGAAGCAACATCAGAATTTTGTGCTTTTAATGTTTGTAAGCCTAAAAGCATAAAAAAGGTGCAACTAGTTAATTTTATTAATTTAGTTATTCATAATAAATGGGGAGATTTAGTAATCTTTTCTGTAAGATTACGTATTAAATATAGCAACTCATTATTATAGTCTTTTAGATGATTTTTTGAATTTGTTATATTATTTTAAGATTTACTATTTAATTGCAACTAATATTGTGCTAACTACAGTTAAAACGAAAATAACTAGCATAAAAAAGCCTATCATAAAAATGATAGGCTTCAAATAACAAATTAGAACATCTCTGTTTTTATAGCAATTAATCTATTTTTCTAAATCTACCAGACCAAGTTAGTCCTTCTAAATTAGATTCGTAATAAAACCTATTTCCTTTTACTTTAATAATCTCAGTTTCCATAACTGTACCTTCTTTAAAAGGTAAGTTTTCTTTATTTATTTCTGTAACTACTAGTTTATAGTTGTTTTCTGTAGACCATTTTATTTTTGCTTTAATAAATTCGTTTTCACCATGATATTCTGTGTAGAAACCATCTTTTATTTCAACAATTACTTCTTTACCTTTACTTGTATAAGCGTATTTTCCTTCTTCTAAAGCTGTTTCTTTAATAACTTCTTTATCTTCTGGATCTGCTTTGTAATCGGTTTCAAATAATTCTAACTCATTCGAATTCATTGCAACGTCTTGTGCGAATACAGTACTTAATCCTAAAAATAATAAGGCAATAAAAGTTGGGGTTTTAATGGTAGTTTTTTTCATAATTGAGGGATTTTTTAAAAGTATTTCATCACTAATAAATTTTAGAAATAATAAATACTTTTGGGGTTAATTTGGGTTTGGGTTATTTTGAGTTATTTTTTAAAGAGTTTCTGCTTTCTTAAATTTTCCTGTCCAAGAAGTTTTATGAGTATCAATTAAATCAGATTTATAAAAATATTGATTGCCCTTAACTTTGGTAATTTTAGTTGTTAATTTGGTGCCTTCTTTAAAAGGAAGGTTATCTTTATTTAAATCTACAATTGTTAAAGTATATTGGTTTTTTGATAGCCAATCTATTTTAGCCCTAATAAACTCATTGTTAGCATAAGTTTCTGTGTAATATCCATTTTTAATAGATACAATTACTTTTTTAGAACCTAACTTATAAGAATAAGTACCGTTTTCTAAAATTGTATTAGATGTGTTGCTTGAGCTAAAGGTAGTTTCAGAAGAGTTGTTTTCTTCAAAAGCATAAGCTACATCCTGACAAAAAGCATTGGTAAAAGTTAAAAATAAAGTTACAATACTTAAGGTAAATAAGAGTTTTTTCATCATTAGGGGGTTTAGATATACTCAAATCTAAAGATAAACAAATTTGTTTTATTGTAAAAAATCGTAGTTGTGTGATAAAAATTTATTTTTAAAAATAAGAATGCTTTATTCGGTAATAAATATTGAGTATCTACAAGCTTTAATTTCTAATCAGTAAGACGTATCTTTGCAATCAAGATTAAATAAAAATAAGACGTGAGTTTTAAGAAACAAGATATATATAAGGCATTAGAAACTATTACCGCGCCAGGAGAAGGTAAAAGTTTAGTTGAAAACAATAACATTACCAATGTTGTTACTTTTGGTAACGAAGTAGAGGTAGATGTTACTATTAGCAACCCAACGTTGCAGGCAAAAAAGAAAATCGAGTCAGAGATTTCTAAATCAATTAAAACAAATGTTTCAGAAGAGATAACTGTAAAGGTTAATGTTAAGGTAGAAAAACCAGCAGTTAAAGAAAACCCGAATCAAATTAGAGGTAAAGAAATACCTAACATAAAAAATATAATTGCCATTGCCTCTGGTAAAGGTGGTGTTGGTAAATCTACAATTACAGCAAATACAGCTATTTCTTTAGCAAAAATGGGTTTTAATGTTGGTGTTTTAGATGCTGATGTTTATGGTCCGTCGCAACATATTATGTTCGATGTAGAAAAGCAAAAACCACTTTCTGTTAATGTAGATGGTCGTTCTAAAATGAAACCTATTGAAAATTACGGAGTAAAATTATTATCGTTAGGTTTCTTTACAAACCCAGATCAAGCAGTTATTTGGCGTGGACCAATGGCTTCGAAAGCATTAAATCAATTAATTTTTGATGCAGATTGGGGTGAATTAGATTTTCTATTGATAGACTTACCTCCAGGAACCGGAGATGTGCATTTATCAATAGTACAAGCACTTCCAATTAACGGTGCTGTAGTAGTTAGTACGCCACAAAACATTGCTTTAGCAGATGCAAAAAAAGGAGTTGCAATGTTTCAGCAAGAAAATATTAATGTGCCAGTTTTAGGAATTATAGAAAACATGGCATATTTTACACCAGAAGAGTTACCAAACAATAAATATTATATATTTGGGCAAGATGGCGCAAAAAATTTAGCAACAGACATTAATACTAAGTTTTTAGGAGAAGTTCCTTTAGTGCAAAGTATTAGAGAGTCTGGTGATGTTGGTCATCCGGTAGCATTACAAAACGGAACAATTTTAGAAGAATCTTTTAACGAGATTACCAAAGAAATGGTTTCAGAATTATTAAAAAGAAACGAAAACTTACCACCAACAGAAGTTGTTAGAATAACAACAATGAGTGGTTGTAGTTCAAAATAAATTCATTTTATATGACAGCACAAGAAACATTAGACAATGTAGAAAAAGCGTTAGAAGAAATTCGCCCTTTTTTAATGAGTGATGGCGGTAATATTAAACTTTTATCTATAGAAGATGCTATTGTAAAAGTACAATTAGAAGGCGCTTGCACGGGTTGTTCTGTAAACCAAATGACCTTAAAAAATGGTGTAGAAGCTACAATTAAAAAGTATGCACCGCAAATAGAAGAAGTTATAAATGTGGCGTAAACTGACAAAAATCAGTTTTTAAATTAAAGCAATAATATAATTTTGGGCGTTCCCTAAAAAGGTCGGGCTTTTGCACTCGCTTTTTTTACAGAAAAAGTAAAAAAGAGCTCAAACAAATGCTGCAATCCCTAACGCAAACAATAAAAATAAAAGCCTCACAAGAATAAAACTTTGTGAGGTTTTAAAACATAATAAAGAATGATTACTACAGATATCTTAATAATAGGCGCAGGACCAACAGGTTTGTTTACCGTTTTTGAAGCAGGTTTGTTAAAATTGCGTTGTCATTTAATAGATGCTTTGCCACAACCTGGTGGGCAATGTTCAGAAATTTATCCGAAGAAACCTATTTATGACATACCTGCTTATCCAGAAATTTTAGCAGGAGATTTAACCGAAAGGTTAATGGAGCAAATAAAACAATTTGAGCCAGGTTTTACGTTAGGTGAAAGAGCAGATACTGTAGAAAAACAAGAAGATGGTACTTTTATTGTTACCACAAATAAAGGGACAAAACACCATGCAAAAGTAGTTGCAATTGCGGGTGGTTTAGGTTCTTTTGAGCCAAGAAAGCCACCGATTCCTAACATTAAAGATTTTGAAGACAAAGGTGTTGAGTATATTATTAGAGATCCAGAGTTTTATAGAGATAAAAAAGTAGTAATTTCTGGTGGTGGAGATTCTGCGTTAGATTGGTCTATTTTCTTAACAGATGTTGCGTCTTCTGTAACTTTAATACATAGAAGAAACGAATTTAGAGGTGCCTTAGATTCTGTAGACAAAGTACAAGAATTAAAAGATGCTGGTAAAATTACACTTATAACACCAGCAGAAGTTAAAGGTATTATTGGTGCAGATAAAGTAGAAGGTGTTTCTGTTGTTAAAAAAGGCGAAGAACCTTTTACTATAGAAACAGATCATTTTATTCCTTTATTTGGGTTGTCTCCAAAGCTAGGTCCAATTGCAAATTGGGGCTTAGAAATCGAAAAAAATGCAATTAAAGTTAACAATGCGTTAGATTATCAAACAAATATATCAGGTATTTATGCCATTGGAGATGTAAACACATATCCTGGTAAGTTAAAGTTAATTCTTTGTGGTTTTCACGAAGCAACATTAATGTGCCAAAGCGCTTATAAAAGAATTTTTCCTGATAAAAAATATGTGATGAAGTACACAACTGTAGGAGGAATTGATGGTTTCGACGGTACAAGAAAAGAAGCGCCAAAAGCAGTCGTAAAAAAGATAGAATAAAAAAAATAAGCTAATTTTTTAATAAAATAAGGAGATTTTAAGTAATATTATAAATAGATTTTTAGACTATTGTATAATTACTTAAAATCTCCTTTGCTTTTTGTATATTTGTGTAGTTAACTAAATCGATTGAAATGTATTCAGATTTACTATCACACTTAAAATTTCTTATCAAACGCAATCCAGAATAACTATTCTTAAATCTTTATTTTAATCAATTTTATTAATTTAAATTTTAAGAAAAACATGCCTTTTTATCATAAATTAGGAGAAATCCCTCCAAAAAGACACACACAGTTTCGTAAAGAAGACGGTAGTTTGTACTACGAACAATTGTTTGGTACCATTGGTTTCGACGGAATGTCTACCAATAGTTATCATGAACATAGACCAACAATGGTCAAAGAAATACGCAAGCAATATTCTGTAAAACCTAAAATTGCAAAAGAAAACAATATTCAATCATATCGCTTTCGCGGATTTCAAGTTCCGCCAGAAAATGATTATTTAGAAAGTAGAAAAGTAGTTTTAACAAACTCTGATTGTAATATAATTTTATCTGCACCAAAACAATCTACTACAGAATATTTTTACAAAAACACAGATGCAGATGAAGTTATTTTTATCCATAAAGGAACCGGGAAATTAAGAACGCATCTAGGAAATATAGATTTTAAATACGGCGATTATCTAGTAATACCACGTGGCGTTATTTATAAATTAGATTTCGATGATGAAAACAATCGTTTGTTTATTGTAGAATCTTACTCGCCCGTTTATACACCAAAACGTTACCGAAATTGGTTTGGTCAGTTGTTAGAACATTCTCCTTTTTGCGAGCGAGATTTAAGAAGACCTTACGAATTAGAAACAAATAACGAATTAGGAGATTTTTTAATCAAAGTAAAAAAACAAGGCGAAATTATAGAAATGGTATACGCATCTCATCCTTTTGATGTTGTAGGTTACGATGGATATAATTTTCCGTACGCATTTTCTATTCACGATTTCGAACCAATAACAGGTCGTATTCATCAACCGCCACCAGTACATCAAACTTTTGAAACAAATGCATTTGTAATTTGCAGTTTTGTACCGCGTTTGTATGATTATCATCCAAATTCAATACCTGCGCCATACAATCATAGTAATATAGATTCTGACGAAGTTCTGTATTATGTAGATGGCGATTTTATGAGTAGAAACGATATCGATCAAGGTCACATTTCATTGCATCCAGCAGGTATTCCGCATGGGCCACACCCCGGAACAACAGAAAAAAGTATCGGAAAAACAAAAACCGAAGAATTGGCAGTTATGGTAGACACTTTTAAACCTTTAATGGTTACAGAAGAAGCCATGAAAATTGCCGATGAAGATTATTACAAATCGTGGTTGGAGTAAATTAGAGAAAAGAAGTTAGATGAAAGAATAAAGAAAATGGAGAAGCGAAAAAGACATAATTACAAGAATTTAAAGATTTGGAAAATCGGAATTGAAATTGTTGATGATGTTTTTGGGCTTTTGAGTGAGTTTCCTAAAGATGAAAAATTCGGGTTAAGATCTCAATTAAGTAGATGCTCTATTTCAATTCCTAGTAATATTGCAGAAGGTTCATCTAGAACTGATAAATCATTTTCGCATTTTTTAGATATTTCTCTAGGTTCTTCTTTCGAACTTGAAACCCAATTAATAATAGCTTGCAATAGAAATTATATAAAAAAAGAACAATTAACAAAGATTGAAGTAAAAATTCAAGAATTTCAAAAGATGACCATGTGTTTTCAAGATAAGCTCTAAAAATCTTTTCTCTTGTATCTCTTCTCTCTTTTCTATAAAATAAACAGATGAGTAAAAAAGAAATAAAATCAGTAAACTACGGTTTAGAAAAAATATTTGAAGGAGCACAAGATTTCCTTCCACTTTTAGGAACAGATTACGTAGAGTTTTACGTAGGTAACGCAAAACAAGCAGCTCATTTTTACAAAACAGCTTTCGGTTTCCAATCACATGCATATAAAGGTTTAGAAACCGGATCTACAGATTCTGTATCTTATGTACTTACACAAGATAAAATAAAATTGATGCTAACAACGCCGTTAAATAGCAAGTCGCCAATTAACGACCATATTGTAAAACATGGTGACGGAGTTAAAGTAGTTGCGCTTTGGGTTGAAGATGCCAGAAAAGCATACGAAGAAACAACATCTAGAGGTGCAAAATCTTATATGGAACCAACCGTAGAAAAAGATGAACACGGTGAAGTTATAAGAGCCGGAATTTATACTTACGGTGAAACTGTTCATATGTTTGTAGAACGTAAAAATTACAACGGCGCATTTTTACCAGGCTTTCAAAAATGGGAATCAGACTACAATCCGCCAACAGCTGGTTTAAAGTATATCGATCATATGGTTGGTAATGTTGGTTGGAATCAAATGGATGTTTGGGTGAAATGGTACGAAGACGTTATGGGATTCGAAAACTTTTTATCTTTTGATGATAAGCAAATACATACAGAATACTCAGCATTAATGAGTAAAGTTATGTCTAACGGAAATGGACGAATCAAATTTCCTATAAACGAGCCAGCAGAAGGTAAGAAACGTTCTCAAATAGAAGAATATCTAGATTTTTATGAAGGTGCAGGTGTACAACATATCGCGGTTGCAACAGATGATATTTTAAAAACAGTATCGCAATTAAGAACAAACGGAGTAGAGTTTTTATCTACTCCACCAGATGAATATTATAAATCTGTTCCTGGTCGTTTAGAAGAGTTTAGTCATGAGTTAAAAGAAGATATCGAAAAACTTAAAGGTTTAGGTATTATGATTGATGCGGATGAAGAAGGTTATTTATTACAAATTTTCACAAAACCAGTAGAAGATAGGCCAACCTTATTTTTTGAAATCATCCAAAGAATGGGAGCAAAAGGTTTTGGAGCAGGAAACTTTAAGGCGTTGTTTGAGTCTATAGAAAGAGAACAAGCAAAAAGAGGAACTTTATAAGTAAAGTTTTTATTATAAAGTAATATTACAACCAAGAGTAAGATGATTATCATTTTACTCTTGGTTTTTTATTTGGCAAATAAATTAGATTTTCAAAAAAAAGTCTTGTTTCTTTGTTCTTAGATCTTGATTCTTAAATTATGAACAGAGAAGAAATACTTAAAGCAATAGAAGAAAAATACGATAAATTAGGCGTTCCTGTAGATGCAATGTTAGAAGGTTTGTTGCATAGTACGCCAATTACGTATTGGGATTATATTCAGACAGATGCACTTTTAGGTTTGCAAACACCAAGAACAACGCAACCAGATGAAATGGTTTTTATTATGTATCATCAAGTAAACGAGTTGCTTTTTAAAATGATTTTGTGGGAGATTG from Polaribacter marinaquae encodes the following:
- the trmB gene encoding tRNA (guanosine(46)-N7)-methyltransferase TrmB; its protein translation is MGSKNKLKRFKENETFENVIQPTREEVITNFSHKGKWHSFFGNNNPIVVELGCGKGEYTIALARKNPDKNYIGIDIKGARFWRGAKTAIEENLPNVAFVRTQIELVDYIFAENEVSEIWITFPDPQIKYQRTKHRMTNSKFLKKYSVILSEDGIMNLKTDSEFMHGYTLGLLHGEGHEVLYANHTVYKNEGAPEEVTETQTFYENQYLEIGKPITYIKFKLKY
- a CDS encoding MGMT family protein, with product MKETDNFFEKVYAVTRLVPFGRVTTYGAIATYLGAARSARMVGWAMNKAHNLEDVPAHRVVNRKGLLTGKHHFDGTNLMQQLLENEGIKVIENQIIDFDKVLWNPSAEL
- a CDS encoding Mrp/NBP35 family ATP-binding protein, with the protein product MSFKKQDIYKALETITAPGEGKSLVENNNITNVVTFGNEVEVDVTISNPTLQAKKKIESEISKSIKTNVSEEITVKVNVKVEKPAVKENPNQIRGKEIPNIKNIIAIASGKGGVGKSTITANTAISLAKMGFNVGVLDADVYGPSQHIMFDVEKQKPLSVNVDGRSKMKPIENYGVKLLSLGFFTNPDQAVIWRGPMASKALNQLIFDADWGELDFLLIDLPPGTGDVHLSIVQALPINGAVVVSTPQNIALADAKKGVAMFQQENINVPVLGIIENMAYFTPEELPNNKYYIFGQDGAKNLATDINTKFLGEVPLVQSIRESGDVGHPVALQNGTILEESFNEITKEMVSELLKRNENLPPTEVVRITTMSGCSSK
- a CDS encoding NifU family protein, yielding MTAQETLDNVEKALEEIRPFLMSDGGNIKLLSIEDAIVKVQLEGACTGCSVNQMTLKNGVEATIKKYAPQIEEVINVA
- a CDS encoding NAD(P)/FAD-dependent oxidoreductase, with amino-acid sequence MITTDILIIGAGPTGLFTVFEAGLLKLRCHLIDALPQPGGQCSEIYPKKPIYDIPAYPEILAGDLTERLMEQIKQFEPGFTLGERADTVEKQEDGTFIVTTNKGTKHHAKVVAIAGGLGSFEPRKPPIPNIKDFEDKGVEYIIRDPEFYRDKKVVISGGGDSALDWSIFLTDVASSVTLIHRRNEFRGALDSVDKVQELKDAGKITLITPAEVKGIIGADKVEGVSVVKKGEEPFTIETDHFIPLFGLSPKLGPIANWGLEIEKNAIKVNNALDYQTNISGIYAIGDVNTYPGKLKLILCGFHEATLMCQSAYKRIFPDKKYVMKYTTVGGIDGFDGTRKEAPKAVVKKIE
- a CDS encoding homogentisate 1,2-dioxygenase → MPFYHKLGEIPPKRHTQFRKEDGSLYYEQLFGTIGFDGMSTNSYHEHRPTMVKEIRKQYSVKPKIAKENNIQSYRFRGFQVPPENDYLESRKVVLTNSDCNIILSAPKQSTTEYFYKNTDADEVIFIHKGTGKLRTHLGNIDFKYGDYLVIPRGVIYKLDFDDENNRLFIVESYSPVYTPKRYRNWFGQLLEHSPFCERDLRRPYELETNNELGDFLIKVKKQGEIIEMVYASHPFDVVGYDGYNFPYAFSIHDFEPITGRIHQPPPVHQTFETNAFVICSFVPRLYDYHPNSIPAPYNHSNIDSDEVLYYVDGDFMSRNDIDQGHISLHPAGIPHGPHPGTTEKSIGKTKTEELAVMVDTFKPLMVTEEAMKIADEDYYKSWLE
- a CDS encoding four helix bundle protein; its protein translation is MEKRKRHNYKNLKIWKIGIEIVDDVFGLLSEFPKDEKFGLRSQLSRCSISIPSNIAEGSSRTDKSFSHFLDISLGSSFELETQLIIACNRNYIKKEQLTKIEVKIQEFQKMTMCFQDKL
- the hppD gene encoding 4-hydroxyphenylpyruvate dioxygenase encodes the protein MSKKEIKSVNYGLEKIFEGAQDFLPLLGTDYVEFYVGNAKQAAHFYKTAFGFQSHAYKGLETGSTDSVSYVLTQDKIKLMLTTPLNSKSPINDHIVKHGDGVKVVALWVEDARKAYEETTSRGAKSYMEPTVEKDEHGEVIRAGIYTYGETVHMFVERKNYNGAFLPGFQKWESDYNPPTAGLKYIDHMVGNVGWNQMDVWVKWYEDVMGFENFLSFDDKQIHTEYSALMSKVMSNGNGRIKFPINEPAEGKKRSQIEEYLDFYEGAGVQHIAVATDDILKTVSQLRTNGVEFLSTPPDEYYKSVPGRLEEFSHELKEDIEKLKGLGIMIDADEEGYLLQIFTKPVEDRPTLFFEIIQRMGAKGFGAGNFKALFESIEREQAKRGTL